The following nucleotide sequence is from Archocentrus centrarchus isolate MPI-CPG fArcCen1 chromosome 18, fArcCen1, whole genome shotgun sequence.
agtTTTCACATTTACAGGAGTGTGTATGCCTGTGTTAATTGCAGTTGTCACACATCAtgcatttgtgtatttgtgctgGTCCATCTTTGTCAAACCTCATGCTCACATGTTCCACATTGCCTCTGATTGGGCAGGAGTGACGGTCATTTCCTGCCTAGCTCCCATCTcatctcctcttttcctctctctgtcaccCAGGTCAAATCTATACAGAAGCTTCTCCTCTCTCGCTCACTTCCTTCAAAGACTGTTTTCTCATGCAGAtaatgaagcttttttttccacattttggcTGTCACCatgttgttgggtttttgggGCCAGGAGTGAACAGAAATAGAGCTAGTAAGCttagttagcaagctgcatctaGAGACCGTATGGATGCAACACATAGATTTGCATATCTGCTATCTAATGCtaacatataaaaaagaaaaaaatacaagaatttctCCCGCCAAAATAAGAGCAAATATCTTGAACAGGCCTTTAGTGCATTTAACCAAACAGCAGTCCATTAATATTTGGTCAGGAGGTTCAGTTAAAAAATGAGCTGAGGTGAAGCTTAGCAGCCAGCTGTGTCGATAGCTACCTGCCATTTCAAGAGCAAATGTTAAGCCTCAATAAAATTTAAAGGGATGAGCTATATAAATATTCAAACACCTGTGTTTGTCGTAATGACAGGAATTACCTATAGAGGCCAAAACCACTTTTGGACTAGACtgtgaacatgtttatttctgctgtagcaTTTTAACATAGGAGTCTGTGAGgattgacttgcttttggagccaCCAGAGGAACtccagtttttggcacttccataTCTGCTTTAGTTTCCAGACCGTTCATTCCCATCAGTGTTGTGTAGATGTGGCTCCATAGTGGGGTGGTTTAAGCATTTGCCTAACACACAAGACCAGAAGTAGACACAGGCCCTTTTTTCCACCGACCAGGTGccagtgccagtatttgaatcgtttcacagtttttccaccacgaatgcactcggtgctcagccgaaaaacgggttcaactcaggccccgcaagctagctggtctcgaaccaagaacgcatgACTAAAGCGGTAGAAgggtgtgactctgccatctcaatgtaaagttttctaccactaTCTCACTGCAtcgtgtgtattacatgagaaaagcgaagcaattttcacagctgtgaattaggttgggctctaaggctgaacttgctgctttgtatcagttcatatcacagataaaaggacacaaagtgcgtacttgtcgtcttgctctaatcgctgtctgcgCCCTTCAGCTTCCaagtccagacgaggacccgcccacactcatacgtaaaggagcagttcacagaagcGTGGTGGAAATGCAGGCCCATTCTTAAGCATTTTGCCAGTTCATTGAAACCAAAACCAGCACCGGCACAAGCACTGGCACCTCAGCAGTAGAAACGTAGTAACAAATCCCTGAAAGGGTTGAATCAGGAATGGCATCTGGTATAAAAATCAGCCAGATTAAATATGTGGATCCatttgctgtggcaaccccttatAAATAAAGGAGCAGCCAAATCAAGCTTCTGttacattaatattattattgacTTTAAAAGTCTTGACTTTATTGCCCAATGTCAATCATGTAAAGGACAAAAATAGATTTCTCACAGCAGCATTGCTTGAATAATGTAAAGcatacaagatttttttttaaagagacttCATGTATGTAGAGTGTACTGGTAAAAGTATGGAAACCACCAAAAGAATAAtgagcataaaattgtatttagtACAAAAGACTTAGCTGAGATTGAATATTTTACAACTGATATTTCTGAAACAGGAACTGAGAACCATAAATACCACAGAAGCAGCCTGGAGATAGTCTGCTGGTCGTCTTCCTCGTGTTGGTTCAAGATCAAAGCCTTTCAGAAATTTCGATCTCCCATAACCCCTCCTCTGTCTCCTTGGCAACTTTCCCCATTGTTTGAATAAGACACCAAAGAAATAACAAAAGGGTGAGTGACCACTCTCTcctttttacaggaaaaaaagaatacCACAAAAAAATGCCAGCAGATTTTTGTTGGAGCCTTTACGGGCTGGAATTGAACCAAGTGCAGGAAGACGGTGCCTTCGAGCCCTTTGATAAGCCAATATGTGCAAAGTGTACTTTTCTATCCCTGCTCCCTGAGctctccttttctccctgttatTCTGTCTCGTGTGGTTTTGTCCAAGTAGTTGAGGTGGTTGGGAattcttttgttctttctgtttgtgtcatgtttgggggggcagggtaaactgttttAACTGGGGTGGCAGAGAGAGATCAAGAGGATGATATGTAACAAAGGTCACAGGTCAGATTCAGACTCAGCATTGCAGCTGAGTGGCGGGTAGTTGAATCCACTGAGCAACATTTGATGTATAGTATGCATGACATTTATTACATGTCTGTCTGCCCTAGAAGGGATCGCTCATCTGTTTCTCAtctacctttatttttttttcctctttttattcAGTTGGGGAAGTCTTCTAAGTCGTCTTATCTAAGTCAAACATGATACAGACAGATTGTATTGTACAGACTCTTAAGGCCTTCCCTCACGTTTAGTAATATaaatgaaatgctttttttttttttttagaattggtTATTAGAAAGTGAAACACTTTTAAACTCGAGTTGTGTAATCAATTTAAAGTTGAACTTTTAAGggatctattattattattattattattactattataatATATGTGTTGGCTTCAGAAAGTGGTTTTCATTTTGTACATTTGATGTAAAGGAGATGGGACAGGAGCGATCCAAAATCGGAATCAAGGaatgaaagaggaagaagagaggatgAGAGGAATCAAGGAATGACTTAGACATTTTGACTGTAGGCAGTGGGAGTTGATGAGGAGGAAATCCCTCTCTGCCTAAAGAGGCTTCCTCTGAGGGGCTTTAAAAACACATGGGGCTGCCGTGGATCTTCGGCTCAACCCTGATAGAAAACAGATCTCCCAGCTGTTCAGTAGAAATGTTGTAAGGATGGGATGTGAAAGGGGTAGTAATCACAACTTGCAGCTAGAAAATTAAAGATGTGATAGATAGTGTATGTAGCTTTTAAAGGCATTAACTATTTTGTCAGTCAAGAAGTAACATCATACTTTTCAAGAAACCACATGAATTTGCTTAGGGCACATTAAACTTTACTTTGATTTTAAtgaaactgaatattttcttcAGCCTTTCCCTACATTTGTGACCATATAAATAGTTCTTAACTTTCTTGCATCTCATGCATTTAATTTCACAACTGATCATGATGACTACATACACTATGGCTAGTTtaagtttcttttttataaatttaaaataaagagtgTTTAAATTGTTATTTGTGTGCATCTCccttttaaatcatttatctttttgtttttatcacctTTTTCAGACTGTGTGCCGTGTTACTGTTATTGCCCAACATTTATATATTGTTACGGTTATATTGCCACATGTTGCTTTGGTGTAATCTTGACAACACTTGAGACATGTGGATGGAGatctttttcaaaacaaacagaaaatttctggttttaaaaaaatacccaTGTATGTGTGGATGTAACTCATGTTTTGGAGAAAAGCCAAAGGAATATTTCTGGAAAAAATCTGAACAATTTATGATGTGTTCCCAAAAGTCAAGTTTTCATCAATTGGCTTGTTTTGTCTGTAAAATAACCCAAAACATTTCTCAATGTCTATTTGTGAAACATTTCAATTAACCTCCTGTATCTCCATCTCTCTGTAGCGACTTGTCCATGCAGTGGGGTCAGCTGTCCGGACCTTACTCCTCCACTGACCGAAGCAGTTCCCTGGGCTCCATGGAGAGCTTGGATACACCTACACCCACCACGCAGCCATACTCTGACTCCCATAATTCACCCGTTGATCCTGCCCTCTTCAACAACAAGAGAGATTCTGCCTACAGCTCCTTCTCCGCCAGCTCAAACACATCTGACTACGCAACAGTGCCTCTAAGGCCCGGTGAAGCCAGCTCCATGGATAACCTCTTGTCTGGTCAAGGCTACCCTGTTAGCGATGCTGCAACCCTGTGTGGGTCACCTAGGGAGCGTCCAGATGAGGCACAGCTGATTGCACAAAAATCCAGATCACTGACCAGGCCAAGACCAAGGCCTGTCGAGGTAAAAGAGAGACCTTCGTCCTGCTGCTATGAGCAGGAACGGAGGGGTGGCGGCTTTGAGATTATAAGAAATGGAGAAACAGGAATGGAAAGAAAGAGGAACCCTCCTCAGCCTCCAACCAGAAGGGATAGTTTTAGGGCAACCCGAAGTCGCCCTAATTCCGGCAACACACGTTGTGCTTCGGCTCCTATTGAAAATTCTAGTGTTTCTTCTTATTATGAAGAAAATGAGTCCTCTCTTAATGTGGAATCAGAAATGCATAATGGCTTCCCTGCACCAGGAGAAGGTGGCCCAAGTGGGAATTTTGAGGATACTTTGGGTCTGCACTGTATCCAAAGACAGACTGAAGATATTAGACATATCATATGTGATACTAGTGCTCCTAAAAGCTATAAATCAAAGACCACCTCAGAAAACCTCTCTGACCCACTGACAGACTCCTTAGTACCTAAAccaccttctgattctgattccttGCCTGCAGAAACTTCCACCAGTGTTCAAGGGCAGTCCCATATTGCCCACACCCAGACCAAGCAGTCCTCTACTGTGCTGCACCGGCACAGTGCCCCTGAAAAGCTCCTTGCTACACAACTTCAGTTACTGCAATTCAACAGTGACAGCTCCTCTTTCGAGCCTTGTAATCTATCAAACCCTTCTGACCCCTCATTGTCCCCCTGCAGTAGCCAGTGGTCCCCTACATCACTTCAGCCCACAAGGGAAGACCAGGAAGCTTCTCAAAACCACCTTCATGCCACGTCAAACAAATGGGGAGGCAGCCGATGCTCAACCCCGGGATCTGTGTTCTTCGAAGGAAATGGTGATGATGGAGACTCAAGAGAGAGGCTGGATGTAAATAGAAGGTCTCTCTCACCAGTTCAGCATCATATGCCTTGGGGTCGCTCTGTGAGCGTACCAGGGGAGACCACAGCATCATCAGCACAGGAAAGACTGAACTCTGAAAGTGATTTTAAGCCTCTTAGTGCTGCTGCCAGTGTGGATACCTTGCTGGAGGAGAAAGGAGCATtggacaaagaaagaaatgaaagaaaaaaagaggaagttgtAGAAGGTGAGGTAACCACGAAGAAGTCAAACTCCAGGAACCATCGAAGGAACCGCCGTCGTAATGAGAGATTTGCCACCAACCTGCGCAATGAGATTCAGAGGAAAAAGGCTCAGCTTCAACGCAGTCGTGGCCCAGGAGGGTTGCTCTGTAGTGGAGAAACTGTCCAGGAGGAGGATCCAGACCTCAATGAGGAGGCGGGAGATGCGGAATGGCCTGCCCAGGAAAAGGGTGCCAAGGTTGCTTGTACCTCACCTTCTATTCCCCAAGATTCCCAGACCTCAGCACCAGTCAAGACATCAAACCCCCCAAGTGAATCAGACCATGATGTCTTGCAGACTCCCCCTCTGTCTGTAGCCTACCCTCAGAACAACAGCTTGTCCAGGTCTGTCCAGATTCTTGACCCAGGCGTGCCTAGTTTTGGTGTTGGCATCCGAGTTGTGGAGGAACCAGCCCCTGCTGGTAAGGCCCGTCGTTGGCGTTGGACCCCTGAGCATAAACTCCAACCCGAACCAGAACCTCAAGACCGACAGTGCAGAGTCTTGGGTGAAAGAATTCTAGGGGTCACAGGGTCTCGCCATGGAGTTTGTGCTTTCACCTCCTCATCTGCAGCTGCATACAGTCGCTCCTCTTCAAGTTCACGAACAGAGGAGTCAGATATCCTTCCATTTGCAGATAGGATGAAGTTTTTTGAGGAAACGAGCAAGGGTGTGTCTGCGTCAAATGCCTTGGGGGCTATCCGGGGCACCAGAGGGGGAGAGCCCCCAAACCAAAGGCGATACTCCTACCAGGGAGGACAGCAGGAAAGCTCCCTGCTTTCAAATACTGTGGAGGCCAGGAGGCAGTCAGTGAGCAACAGCAGGGAcaggcagaaagaaaaggagagggaACTAGCGAGAGAAAGGGAGGAGAGGGTGAGGGAGCGAGAGGAGAGGCtaagagaaagggagaggcaGCAGGAGAAGGAAAGACAAGAGAGGGAATTAGAAATGGAGATGGCAAGGCTGAGGGAGATGGAGCGGGAGAGAGAACAAGAGGAGAGGGTGAGACAGTGGGAAAGGGAGCTTGAGTTAGAAAGGGAAAAAGAAatggagagagccagagagaaaGAGCGACTCAAAaatcaaagagagagagagcttgagcaagaaagagagaaggaaagtcAAGAAGACTGTCAGCTCACCTCTCATCAGGAGTTTTATGGTAACTGTGGCTTAAAAGTAAAAAGTCAAGACTTccaacaacacaaagacagcTTCCAGAACTTTCAGCCCAAGCCTCTGACATGCTCCAACAGCCAAACCCAGAATCAGGTCTCGCGATCAGCTTTTTATCCAGTCAGCACCCTTTCCCAGCCACTGGAGAACTGGCAACCTCTGCACCAGGCATACACAGCACAGAGCTACAAATCCACAGAGGTAAGAGGGATGCTCATTTGGGTCaacttcaaacttttttttggcaTGCCCCACttcagaagcaggaaaaacattAATGTCAACttttctctgattggctgccctttgCAAACAGAAAGTTTGAACAGCCAGTGGGTGGGGGTCAGTGCTCAAATCCAGAGCTACAGGTGCCTGGgttgaccatattagggatatccactCTGCTTTACCTCATAGATATCCTGAGGTTTTGGCTCATAGGGATTGTTTACTTATTAAAAAGTAGTCAATTAATATCAAGGAAAATAAGGTCTGAAAATGTCTCAACTTTGTGAAAATTTTGCTATAGGTATCAAATTTCCAGGTGATGCATTTAAGACCAAtagaaaattttattttaaaagctatAGCTTATGTTTTAGACAAATGtcttaaaaatgcaaaatcgCATGATACATTAGTTTGGTGGGGCTTGCCATACAATGGACATTAAATACTGAAATCCACAGATCAAAGTGTCATCTTCAGAGATTACTTGTTTTGTCCAGAATCCACGGAGATTCATCTATTATTGTGTTGCAATTAatctttaaccccttaactggcagcaaataaaatcacctgaaacaactacataacaccctctggttattattggctctgaacaacccatttcatagcctattaatcggctgcgtctggtccgcgggccgaatgaagtgcatttatatggcaggctagacccgcccattttgactgacacctcattcggccaataatgttaagaaatgggtttcccagagccaataatactcagagggcgtcacgtagctttgtcaggtgatttggtgcagccagttacatgattggccgaatgacgtgtcaataaaaatgggagggtctagcctgccatataaaagagactacaaacggcccgtcaccgggcccttgccagttaaggggctacatcCTGTGCTGGAGGGATAATTGCACTATTGTATAATTGTATAACAAACTACTTCAAAAGCCTGTATTTGATACATAATtttaactttttactttttaaagtcttaaaaaacacttactttgatttttaaaatggtgCAGGACCATTTGTactttagttttgtttattcAGTTAATCACTgccagagcacacacacataaaactcGGCATTACACAATAAAGTGTTAACACTTATTTCCATTGTGGTCCCAGACACCGTCCGACAAACAACTCTAAAAGATGTGTACAACATACATATAGCtaaaaataactacacatatCACTGACTACAACAGAACAaagatacatacatacatacaaactaaaaataaataaacatatcaCGCTCTTGACTCATCATCTTATTCAGATTTAAAACCTTCTTAAAACACGTTATATCACCTAAAAATGTAACTCTGAGGGAAGACTATTCCATGCCAGAATGCTAGTATAGAGAAAACTAGATTTCCCGTAAGACTTAACCCTAGGTATGTACAAGGATGATGCACTAGATCTTGTATTAATAGAATGCAACttattaataaagttaaaaCCATTTGCCAAACCAGCTAGTTTGGCAAATGGttttaactttattaataaagttaaaaCCATTTGCCAAACTAGCTGGTGCGGTGCcattcagaattttaaaaacaaaattaaacttcATCTGCACCACCCTCATTTCAACTGGTAGCATACCCGCTGACAAAATTCAGTAGCTCCTATATGCCTTCGAGCTGGTGCATTCAGAATATATCTAATTAATTTATTCTGAGATACCGGTAATCTATTTTGAAGCTTCTTTGATAGTCCAGAGTACCATGATATACTAGCATAGTCATAACGACTTTGAATAAGGGACCATACCAGCATTCTCCTGGCTTTTTGGGGTCACATGATTTGCCTGCCTATAAAGAAATTTTAGCTTGGCATTTGAATTTTTAATTATACCATCCACAATGCCTTTTCCACTGATCCAAGATTAATCCCAAATACTTGGTCCGTGCACTACAATTAATTATACCACTTACCACTTATATTGCACTTGAATAGAGTTTAATTTGTCCCGTTTTCTTTTCGATGTAGAATTGACTCAGTTTTATCATAATGCAGGGAGAGCCTATTGTTTATTAGCCACTCTCTAATTAATTCCATTTCATTTGAGAGCCAGTGTTGGATAACTTCAACACTTCTATCCGCCACAATAAGAGCCATGTCATCTGCATATAAAAGCAACTTGGAAGATACAGTTGAAGCAACATcattaatataaattaaaaataaaatcagagagGTAACGGTACAGTTATTTATACACCACTTTTTCAAATAACTTGGATATGGTAGAAAGAATTGACACAGGTCTATAATTTCCAGGATCTGTTTTACAGTTTATCTTATATATTGGAATAACCCTTGCCATTTTTAAATCAACTGGAAtttgacctgaagaaaaagagagatttaCAATAAAGGCAAATTATCTCAGCACCATCCTTAACAAATTTAGGCGACAACTGATCCAAACCAGTAGCCTTACTAACACTCAAATTTGTCAAAATCTGGCACACATCCTCCTTAGATACCGGAGAAAGACAAAAACCATCCCCCAAACTACTATAAAATTGTTGAACATAAGTTCTTCCATATTTACCAGTGCTCTTAGGTAGTTTACAAACTAAGCCAGAGGCAACAGTAGTAAAAAAACTCATTAAACTTATTACAAATTTTACAGTATCATAGCAAACTTCATTACCCATATCAAGACCAACAACGCTATAGACTGaaccttatttttatttactatgCCTACATTTTTTCAAAACTTTCCACAACTTTTTTGGATTCTCTACGAAATTCAGTAATTTTAGAATTAATATAATCAAATTTTGCTACTTTTTCTTGTATTGAATACTGTGACGTAATACAATGTACCATTTGTAAAGGTCATGATTTGACGTCCTCCTGAACTTCTTATATACATTATTCCTCTCATGAATCAAGTGCAAAAGCTCACCTGTCATCCAAGATTCCATATTACCCTTAACTGTCTTAAATAGTgttattttattcacagcagaAAGTAATTTGCTATTAAAAAGTGACCATGCCTGGTTCACATCTTCACGAGCATAAATCTCAGACAATCAATGTTAAGAAGAAGTTTTTCAAAATTTTCCTAActagggcgcctgggtggcttagtggtgaaaccggcaaccacatacatataccGTGCAGGcggtatatgtatgtatatgcggcgcaggttcgagtcccggcccatcgccaatttgcccgcctGTCTTGCCCtctatctttcccccatttcctttctctctccactgcccataaaagccgctgtggctaaaaatgcaaaaaaaaaaaaaaaatttccttaCTGTAATCTTTTGATTATGATTTTAATGAGGTACTTTAACCTCATTAAAACTTTGACGATGCTTGATATGAGCACCCACCTCTGCACCATTTTCTCTAGAGAGAAGGAAAAGTCTAATAAGTCCCCTTTGAGTTTTCATAGCTCTTGCTGAGGGTTTTTCTTGACTCGAAATAGGTCATTGGGGATGACTACACAAGCATTAGTGGTTTTCATATAGTTCAGGCACTGTAGTTAATGGTTAAATTTGTACATGTTACTGTTATTTTTGGCCACTTTAAAAGCAAAACTATTTTTTCATGCTTGAGTAAGTTAAACCACACTTAAAAAATACTGGTTAAAAATACTTAAGGCAGTTTTTGTGATATTTCTTTGGTGTAAAGgccaaatgtttttgttattttgtgtaAAATAGCTTATTAGAGAACTGATAAATGAATCTACAGATGGCTCTGCAGCAAAAGCATGATTCACCATCATAACTGATAAACTCATTTCGATGTTGACGCTGCTTTATCATCTTGTTGAGGTGTTGATATGTGAGCTGATCTTAAGAGGCAGCCTTCCTAAGTGAAATTGCAGCCTTTGTCCTAGCAGCACTGAAACCAAGTAACTCCGTTTAGAGTGAAAGGCAAACTTTTCTGTTGGACCGAGCTGAGATGACCACTAGAGACTGAAAACTATCTCTCTCCTTTCAACCAGCACCAGAAAGGGATCGAGTGGTCTCACTTGGATGTTGGAGCTAAGTAGCCGCTCGGTCCAAGTGCTTCGTGGTTGAACGGTCGGTTTGAAGCCGAACCTCTCATACTGCATGTGGTCACAGTCTGAAATTCTCATTGAAAATTTAGCGGATCATTGCAACAGTTCGTGGAACTGGGAGAGAGAccgagcagcagcagcggcgggACACTTGTgtcagcgataatagcagcatAGGGTTTCATCTTTACCGCAAATTGATTCGAGTCTCTTGGCAGGGGGACGGGGGGCACAGACCCTTGTCTGAACTTTTGCTTTTCCTGTGAACTTCTACACATTCGTGCCCTCATCATTCGACACCAAGCAATCCAAGCTGACATTTGTTTTGGACTAAATGTATTTGGAGTTCAGCAGATATTTGGTTCAGGCTGACGctgttttgctgtttctgtgcgGTTTTGCTGCACCGAGGCCTCCGGGGAGCCGTCATCCTTGGCCTCCTCCGTTTTGGCATTCTTCTCAAGtcaaaggttgctggtttgatgcCATAGTGATAATCTTGTCTGCTGCTGACAATGTCTATTGTTTTTTGGTAGTAACAGATGTGCTGGATGGGTGATAAGGGAAATCTTTATATAGTTcccattttaaatgagaaatGGGGTTCATTAAGCCATTAAGGTGTGTGTTCATGTTcctctgtttgtgtgctttggaTGAAAGAGGGAAATCAAAATCTTTGTGGCCACTTTTATTATTTGTGGTCTGTAACTGAGTGAAAGGAGCCCAGTGGTGTTtttgaattgaactgatttTTGCAGAATTGGACTAtcagattaaaaaattaaatgatttttcattttacttCCCACCTCattataaaaacactgaatgtacTATTTGAAGCAGTATAGCTTTCTCCCAAAGGACATTAGTTCTTTATACTCTCAGTGAAACACATTCATGGTAATCACTGACTTGGCAGTGGATTACTTTCAGTTGGAATACTTGACTTGGTTacagaattatttttacattaagaTTTTAATCTGTACAGCAGTGTTTCTGGTTTAAAGCGGGCCTATTATGCTCCTTTCCAGATTCATATTGTTCTAATTCTTGGCATTTGCTATAGTAGCTTTTGCATgattcagtttaaaatgatcCAATTTTTCTTATACTGGGTCCCGATAGAGCCTCTCAGCTCATCCTAAAGCTGTTTTAGCTTTAACACATTTATCCATTAActtaaacatgcattt
It contains:
- the shroom4 gene encoding protein Shroom4 isoform X1, translating into MERMETVEQLVSFHHIQVQLSGGAPWGFTLKGGLEHGEPLIITKIEDGGKAAHCKKLKVGDELININGSALYGSRQEALILIKGSYRILKLIVRRRSVPLIRPHSWHLAKLSELPFPPPPPPPSPPPTPPCLPPADSPPLPPPPPPPAMQLHPGPYTLSWHTTENSDLSMQWGQLSGPYSSTDRSSSLGSMESLDTPTPTTQPYSDSHNSPVDPALFNNKRDSAYSSFSASSNTSDYATVPLRPGEASSMDNLLSGQGYPVSDAATLCGSPRERPDEAQLIAQKSRSLTRPRPRPVEVKERPSSCCYEQERRGGGFEIIRNGETGMERKRNPPQPPTRRDSFRATRSRPNSGNTRCASAPIENSSVSSYYEENESSLNVESEMHNGFPAPGEGGPSGNFEDTLGLHCIQRQTEDIRHIICDTSAPKSYKSKTTSENLSDPLTDSLVPKPPSDSDSLPAETSTSVQGQSHIAHTQTKQSSTVLHRHSAPEKLLATQLQLLQFNSDSSSFEPCNLSNPSDPSLSPCSSQWSPTSLQPTREDQEASQNHLHATSNKWGGSRCSTPGSVFFEGNGDDGDSRERLDVNRRSLSPVQHHMPWGRSVSVPGETTASSAQERLNSESDFKPLSAAASVDTLLEEKGALDKERNERKKEEVVEGEVTTKKSNSRNHRRNRRRNERFATNLRNEIQRKKAQLQRSRGPGGLLCSGETVQEEDPDLNEEAGDAEWPAQEKGAKVACTSPSIPQDSQTSAPVKTSNPPSESDHDVLQTPPLSVAYPQNNSLSRSVQILDPGVPSFGVGIRVVEEPAPAGKARRWRWTPEHKLQPEPEPQDRQCRVLGERILGVTGSRHGVCAFTSSSAAAYSRSSSSSRTEESDILPFADRMKFFEETSKGVSASNALGAIRGTRGGEPPNQRRYSYQGGQQESSLLSNTVEARRQSVSNSRDRQKEKERELAREREERVREREERLRERERQQEKERQERELEMEMARLREMEREREQEERVRQWERELELEREKEMERAREKERLKNQRERELEQEREKESQEDCQLTSHQEFYGNCGLKVKSQDFQQHKDSFQNFQPKPLTCSNSQTQNQVSRSAFYPVSTLSQPLENWQPLHQAYTAQSYKSTETYPARQQETTKLNRKYSLTERDYPSWRRESRPPENIRQYQQHLHQPRWGPRPTDGSTDDHNGYAFAPPPTPLYLRGRAMSENDLRFDSSQRWSPSISMATSQTLSEVEEGSVRGGDAAGGARQNRKKAPPPPRPPPPKWEQFHRRRASHHSLFSSSSSFAAPPSIHPSLNSVGGHYSAHSSSYTPPPEMSRQRSYSLPPERQEVVEGGCPRCSCNQSQERMFAPSNQNQPQFQERLVTVAPPSPMFSRRAFRPVAPPHREREAESPLPPPPPPPPPPALENSVNSSSAMDVGRHSQDQDRITVKPHQQQPSLRPGAEWERAPSPGVHSNTTLPPVLENGAIDEASKRYFSRSDCEQQQQQLRMNRGFQMEEQQKIPETGAESETTLSPSPAQSLECDLDVPLETDIDDFQEEELPAENVPITSELPCFALPVMVLETDIDTLPDSKASPSGRPRAESSSLEEELEVGESSSREGLSLEEIFPQGSEGESGTESWRGAQPVEHSTDSLDRRSGASSSCSSYYSTSTAKAQILSQMKDFTDNRERDEDDELTYKKQLMESLRKKLGVLREAQRGLQDDIRANAQLGEEVESMVVSVCKPNEVDKFRMFIGDLDKVVSLLLSLSGRLLRVETTLDTLDSETEHHERLPLLEKKRQLMRQLSEAQDLKDHVDRREQAVSRVLARCLSPEQHRDYSHFVKMKAALLVEQRQLEDKIRLGEEQLRGLRESLGLGLGIGMGMSMGYGQY
- the shroom4 gene encoding protein Shroom4 isoform X2; protein product: MTKYIYFSQFGESCETDLKQQSVFEFEAWLSEKLGSDTLSLTVVASSCGVCDLSMQWGQLSGPYSSTDRSSSLGSMESLDTPTPTTQPYSDSHNSPVDPALFNNKRDSAYSSFSASSNTSDYATVPLRPGEASSMDNLLSGQGYPVSDAATLCGSPRERPDEAQLIAQKSRSLTRPRPRPVEVKERPSSCCYEQERRGGGFEIIRNGETGMERKRNPPQPPTRRDSFRATRSRPNSGNTRCASAPIENSSVSSYYEENESSLNVESEMHNGFPAPGEGGPSGNFEDTLGLHCIQRQTEDIRHIICDTSAPKSYKSKTTSENLSDPLTDSLVPKPPSDSDSLPAETSTSVQGQSHIAHTQTKQSSTVLHRHSAPEKLLATQLQLLQFNSDSSSFEPCNLSNPSDPSLSPCSSQWSPTSLQPTREDQEASQNHLHATSNKWGGSRCSTPGSVFFEGNGDDGDSRERLDVNRRSLSPVQHHMPWGRSVSVPGETTASSAQERLNSESDFKPLSAAASVDTLLEEKGALDKERNERKKEEVVEGEVTTKKSNSRNHRRNRRRNERFATNLRNEIQRKKAQLQRSRGPGGLLCSGETVQEEDPDLNEEAGDAEWPAQEKGAKVACTSPSIPQDSQTSAPVKTSNPPSESDHDVLQTPPLSVAYPQNNSLSRSVQILDPGVPSFGVGIRVVEEPAPAGKARRWRWTPEHKLQPEPEPQDRQCRVLGERILGVTGSRHGVCAFTSSSAAAYSRSSSSSRTEESDILPFADRMKFFEETSKGVSASNALGAIRGTRGGEPPNQRRYSYQGGQQESSLLSNTVEARRQSVSNSRDRQKEKERELAREREERVREREERLRERERQQEKERQERELEMEMARLREMEREREQEERVRQWERELELEREKEMERAREKERLKNQRERELEQEREKESQEDCQLTSHQEFYGNCGLKVKSQDFQQHKDSFQNFQPKPLTCSNSQTQNQVSRSAFYPVSTLSQPLENWQPLHQAYTAQSYKSTETYPARQQETTKLNRKYSLTERDYPSWRRESRPPENIRQYQQHLHQPRWGPRPTDGSTDDHNGYAFAPPPTPLYLRGRAMSENDLRFDSSQRWSPSISMATSQTLSEVEEGSVRGGDAAGGARQNRKKAPPPPRPPPPKWEQFHRRRASHHSLFSSSSSFAAPPSIHPSLNSVGGHYSAHSSSYTPPPEMSRQRSYSLPPERQEVVEGGCPRCSCNQSQERMFAPSNQNQPQFQERLVTVAPPSPMFSRRAFRPVAPPHREREAESPLPPPPPPPPPPALENSVNSSSAMDVGRHSQDQDRITVKPHQQQPSLRPGAEWERAPSPGVHSNTTLPPVLENGAIDEASKRYFSRSDCEQQQQQLRMNRGFQMEEQQKIPETGAESETTLSPSPAQSLECDLDVPLETDIDDFQEEELPAENVPITSELPCFALPVMVLETDIDTLPDSKASPSGRPRAESSSLEEELEVGESSSREGLSLEEIFPQGSEGESGTESWRGAQPVEHSTDSLDRRSGASSSCSSYYSTSTAKAQILSQMKDFTDNRERDEDDELTYKKQLMESLRKKLGVLREAQRGLQDDIRANAQLGEEVESMVVSVCKPNEVDKFRMFIGDLDKVVSLLLSLSGRLLRVETTLDTLDSETEHHERLPLLEKKRQLMRQLSEAQDLKDHVDRREQAVSRVLARCLSPEQHRDYSHFVKMKAALLVEQRQLEDKIRLGEEQLRGLRESLGLGLGIGMGMSMGYGQY